The sequence ATTCTTTTTATGGATTTGCGTCAATGGAAAGAAAATCCGGTTAAACATGAGAATAAAAAGAAAGTTTTCCTGTCCTCAAAAGACTCCAAAGACACCGAGGATATAACAATAAACCTCACCGGTCAAATTGAAAAAGCGGCTGAAATTTATCACACTTGGCAAAGCGAAGGAACTGTCAGCGAAGAATATGCAGTGCCTGAATTGTATCGTTCTGTAAAGGTGTATGACAGTCAGTTGACGGACGAAGAACGAAAAAACAATGTTCCTACAATCGAATCAAAAGGATATACACTTACTCCTAGTAAGTATATTGAGTTTATTGACCATGATTTGGAAATCGATTATGAAAAAGAAATGGCTCGCGTTCAGACTGAAATGCAGGAAATTATGAAGCAGGAAAAAGAATCCCAGCAAATGCTGGAAGACGCATTTAGGGGGATTGGATATGGCATTGACTAAGTATAAACTCGGCGAATTGATTGATCAGTCAGACTTCCGCAATTCAGATAAATCGTTATCTGTTGATGATGTAAGAGGTATTTCAACAGGTAAAGAATTTATTGAAACAAAGGCAAATATGGACGGGGTAAGCGTTTTGTCCTATAAAATAGTTGATGAAGATGAATTTGCTTATGTGGCAGATACTTCAAGACGTGGAGAAAAAATTGCACTTGCCTATAATAGTAACGAAGGTAAAATTATAGTTTCTTCAATATATACAGTTTTTTTTGTAACAAGAAAAGATTTACTTCTGTCGGACTATCTCTTTATTTATTTTAATCGCCCGGAGTTTGACCGATATTCAAGATTTAATTCTTGGGGTTCTGCAAGAGAAACATTTTCTTGGGAAGATATGTGCGATATGGATATTGAACTCCCATCTATTGAAATTCAGCAGAAATATGTTGATGTTTATAATGCAATGCTTGCAAATCAGCAAAGCTATGAACGTGGCTTGGATGATTTGAAACTCACTTGTGATGCGTATATAGAGGAGTTAAGGAGGAAAACACCATGCGAAAAAATTGG comes from Oscillospiraceae bacterium and encodes:
- a CDS encoding restriction endonuclease subunit S, translated to MALTKYKLGELIDQSDFRNSDKSLSVDDVRGISTGKEFIETKANMDGVSVLSYKIVDEDEFAYVADTSRRGEKIALAYNSNEGKIIVSSIYTVFFVTRKDLLLSDYLFIYFNRPEFDRYSRFNSWGSARETFSWEDMCDMDIELPSIEIQQKYVDVYNAMLANQQSYERGLDDLKLTCDAYIEELRRKTPCEKIGNYVHPYNLKNSEGKITLEQGINIQKKFIAPQRTNDNFYGRKIVKTGHIAYCTQLNNENVAIALRTGPDCIVSSVYDVIELNENSGLLPNYLMLWLTRSEFGRFVYWASQGTSYEFLTYENLANYKIPVPSIEVQQSITDIYEIYLKRKEINEKLKSQIKNICPILIKGSLEEN